The Streptomyces sp. NBC_00691 genome has a segment encoding these proteins:
- a CDS encoding SURF1 family protein, giving the protein MYRFLRTPRWWGINVFVLLAIPFCVFMGTWQLGKFEDRVDSHESAEKRPAASTLKAEPLDSLLPVDQETSGRSAEARGRFGEQFLVPDRDLDGRTGSYVLTLLRTDGGRSLPVVRGWLPTGANVPEPPSGEVTVVGALQASENGGTKGVGQAGGLPEGQLGMISAASLVNVVSDDVYDAWITLADSPAGLTPVPAAAAAGTSLDAKAFQNLGYTAEWFVFAGFVLFMWFRLVRREAEANRDEALGL; this is encoded by the coding sequence GTGTACCGGTTCCTGAGAACGCCCCGCTGGTGGGGGATCAACGTCTTCGTCCTGCTGGCGATCCCGTTCTGCGTGTTCATGGGGACCTGGCAGCTGGGCAAGTTCGAGGATCGTGTCGACTCCCACGAGTCGGCCGAGAAGCGACCCGCCGCGAGCACGCTGAAGGCGGAGCCGCTGGACTCCCTGCTCCCGGTGGACCAGGAGACCTCCGGCCGGTCGGCCGAGGCGCGCGGCCGGTTCGGGGAGCAGTTCCTCGTCCCGGACCGTGATCTGGACGGCCGGACCGGCAGCTACGTGCTGACGCTGCTGCGGACGGACGGGGGCAGGTCGCTTCCGGTGGTCCGCGGCTGGCTCCCCACCGGCGCGAACGTCCCCGAGCCGCCGTCCGGCGAGGTCACGGTCGTGGGCGCGCTCCAGGCCTCGGAGAACGGCGGCACCAAGGGGGTCGGCCAGGCGGGTGGGCTGCCCGAGGGCCAGCTGGGGATGATCAGCGCGGCTTCCCTGGTGAACGTGGTCAGCGACGACGTCTACGACGCCTGGATCACCCTCGCCGACTCCCCCGCCGGGCTCACCCCGGTCCCGGCCGCGGCGGCCGCGGGCACGAGCCTGGACGCGAAGGCCTTCCAGAACCTCGGCTACACCGCCGAGTGGTTCGTCTTCGCGGGCTTCGTCCTCTTCATGTGGTTCCGCCTGGTCCGCCGCGAGGCGGAGGCGAACCGCGACGAGGCGCTGGGCCTTTAG
- a CDS encoding SigE family RNA polymerase sigma factor, whose product MADVLDIATVAPLRGRGTAVLPARSVAVVPARGTAAVPARGPAVAPVRGSAVVPVRGSAVVPYRRPRALGGMPVIAPVPTGSRASSVDGIPAPRTSSEGAPAAGTTVDHLTETYRAHYRSLLGLAALLLDDTASCEDVVQEAFIRVHSARKRVREPEKTLAYLRQTVVNLSRSALRRRILGLKLLSKPMPDMASAEEGAYDQLEREDLIKAMRGLQRRQREVLALRYFSDMTEVQVAEALGISLGSVKAYGSRGIASLRVAMGATS is encoded by the coding sequence GTGGCAGACGTACTCGACATCGCGACCGTCGCTCCGCTGCGCGGCAGGGGCACCGCCGTGCTCCCCGCGCGGAGCGTCGCCGTCGTCCCCGCACGCGGCACGGCGGCCGTCCCCGCACGGGGCCCCGCGGTCGCTCCCGTACGCGGCTCCGCGGTCGTTCCCGTACGCGGCTCCGCGGTCGTCCCCTACCGCCGGCCGCGGGCGCTCGGCGGAATGCCGGTGATCGCCCCCGTGCCCACCGGATCCCGCGCGAGCTCCGTGGACGGCATCCCGGCCCCCCGGACCAGCAGCGAAGGCGCACCGGCGGCCGGAACGACCGTCGACCACCTGACCGAGACCTACCGCGCCCACTACCGGTCGCTCCTCGGCCTCGCCGCCCTCCTCCTCGACGACACCGCCTCCTGCGAGGACGTCGTCCAGGAGGCCTTCATCCGCGTCCACTCCGCCCGCAAGCGCGTGCGCGAGCCCGAGAAGACGCTCGCCTACCTGCGCCAGACCGTCGTGAACCTCTCCCGGTCCGCACTGCGCCGCCGCATCCTCGGACTCAAGCTGCTGTCCAAGCCGATGCCGGACATGGCCAGCGCGGAAGAAGGCGCGTACGACCAGCTGGAGCGCGAGGACCTCATCAAGGCGATGCGCGGACTCCAGCGGCGGCAGCGCGAGGTGCTCGCCCTGCGGTACTTCTCGGACATGACCGAGGTTCAGGTCGCCGAGGCGCTCGGGATATCCCTGGGATCGGTGAAGGCGTACGGTTCGCGGGGCATCGCGTCGCTGCGCGTCGCGATGGGAGCGACGTCGTGA
- a CDS encoding aspartate-semialdehyde dehydrogenase, with product MTPKPTLAVVGATGAVGSVMLQMLTHHADVWGEIRLLASPRAAGRKAAVRGEECEILALDEEALEGVDLALFLVPEDVAARWAPVAATKGAVVVDTSAAFRADPDVPLVVPETNAHAARVRPRGIVSSPGCTTLALVVAVGALHAEFGLSELVVTAQQAASGAGAGQAGADALRAQLGLVAGLGDLGTHPGDVRRAVGENTGPFPGPLALNVLPWSGTAGADGASSEEERVRDETRRILALPALRVAATCVRVPVVTGHSVSVHARFERPVPLDRAHEILATTPGVVLYDDPAAGDFPTPADVVGTDPAWVGRVRRSMDDERALDFFVCADNLRKGAALNALQIAESVVTYL from the coding sequence ATGACGCCGAAGCCGACGCTCGCGGTCGTCGGTGCGACCGGAGCCGTCGGCTCGGTGATGCTCCAGATGCTCACGCACCACGCGGACGTCTGGGGCGAGATACGCCTCCTCGCCTCCCCGCGCGCGGCCGGCCGCAAGGCCGCCGTGCGCGGGGAGGAGTGCGAGATCCTCGCGCTCGACGAGGAGGCCCTCGAAGGCGTCGACCTCGCGCTCTTCCTGGTGCCCGAAGACGTGGCCGCCCGCTGGGCACCCGTCGCCGCCACCAAGGGCGCCGTCGTCGTGGACACCTCCGCCGCCTTCCGCGCGGACCCCGACGTCCCCCTCGTGGTCCCCGAGACCAACGCCCACGCCGCACGCGTCCGCCCCCGGGGCATCGTCTCCAGCCCCGGCTGCACCACCCTCGCGCTGGTCGTCGCCGTGGGCGCCCTGCACGCCGAGTTCGGACTCTCCGAACTGGTCGTCACCGCCCAGCAGGCCGCGTCAGGCGCCGGCGCCGGACAGGCCGGGGCCGACGCGCTCCGCGCCCAGCTCGGCCTCGTGGCCGGCCTCGGCGACCTGGGCACCCACCCCGGAGACGTACGACGGGCCGTCGGCGAGAACACCGGGCCCTTCCCCGGACCCCTCGCGCTCAACGTCCTGCCCTGGTCGGGCACCGCCGGCGCCGACGGAGCCTCCTCGGAGGAGGAGCGCGTACGGGACGAGACCCGGCGGATCCTCGCGCTCCCCGCGCTGCGGGTCGCCGCCACCTGTGTCCGCGTGCCCGTCGTCACCGGACACTCCGTCTCCGTGCACGCCCGCTTCGAGCGCCCCGTGCCGCTCGACCGCGCGCACGAGATCCTCGCGACCACGCCCGGGGTCGTGCTGTACGACGATCCCGCCGCCGGCGACTTCCCCACCCCCGCCGACGTCGTCGGCACCGACCCCGCCTGGGTCGGCCGGGTGCGGCGCTCCATGGACGACGAGCGGGCCCTCGATTTCTTCGTCTGCGCCGACAACCTGCGCAAGGGCGCCGCCCTCAACGCCCTCCAGATCGCGGAATCGGTTGTCACGTATTTGTAG
- a CDS encoding aspartate kinase, with protein sequence MGLVVQKYGGSSVADAEGIKRVAKRIVDAKKNGHQVVVVVSAMGDTTDELIDLAEQVSPIPAGREFDMLLTAGERISMALLAMAIKNLGHEAQSFTGSQAGVITDSVHNKARIIDVTPGRIRTALDEGNIAIVAGFQGVSQDKKDITTLGRGGSDTTAVALAAALDAEVCEIYTDVDGVFTADPRVVKKAKKIDWISFEDMLELAASGSKVLLHRCVEYARRYNIPIHVRSSFSGLQGTWVSNEPQGDRKVEQAIISGVAHDTSEAKITVVGVPDKPGEAAAIFRAVADAEINIDMIVQNVSAASTGLTDISFTLPKAEGRKAIDALEKAKSAIGFDSLRYDDQIGKISLVGAGMKTNPGVTADFFRALSDAGVNIELISTSEIRISVVTRADDVNEAVRAVHSAFGLDSDSDEAVVYGGTGR encoded by the coding sequence GTGGGCCTTGTCGTGCAGAAGTACGGAGGCTCCTCCGTTGCCGATGCCGAAGGCATCAAGCGCGTCGCCAAGCGGATCGTGGACGCCAAGAAGAACGGCCACCAGGTGGTCGTCGTGGTTTCCGCGATGGGCGACACGACGGACGAGCTGATCGATCTCGCCGAGCAGGTATCCCCGATCCCTGCCGGGCGTGAGTTCGACATGCTGCTGACCGCCGGAGAGCGGATCTCCATGGCCCTGCTGGCCATGGCGATCAAGAACCTGGGCCACGAGGCCCAGTCGTTCACGGGCAGCCAGGCAGGTGTCATCACCGACTCGGTCCACAACAAAGCGCGCATCATCGATGTCACGCCGGGCCGGATCCGCACCGCCCTCGACGAGGGCAACATCGCCATCGTCGCCGGGTTCCAGGGCGTGTCCCAGGACAAGAAGGACATCACCACGCTCGGCCGTGGCGGTTCCGACACCACCGCCGTGGCCCTGGCCGCCGCGCTGGACGCCGAGGTCTGCGAGATCTACACCGACGTCGACGGTGTGTTCACGGCCGACCCGCGCGTGGTGAAGAAGGCGAAGAAGATCGACTGGATCTCCTTCGAGGACATGCTGGAGCTCGCCGCCTCCGGCTCCAAGGTGCTGCTGCACCGGTGCGTCGAGTACGCACGCCGATACAACATCCCGATCCACGTCCGCTCGTCCTTCTCGGGGCTGCAGGGCACCTGGGTCAGCAACGAGCCGCAAGGGGACCGCAAGGTGGAGCAGGCCATCATCTCGGGCGTCGCCCACGACACCTCCGAGGCGAAGATCACCGTCGTCGGCGTGCCGGACAAGCCGGGCGAGGCCGCGGCCATCTTCCGCGCCGTCGCGGACGCCGAGATCAACATCGACATGATCGTGCAGAACGTGTCCGCCGCCTCGACCGGTCTCACGGACATCTCCTTCACCCTCCCCAAGGCCGAGGGCCGCAAGGCCATCGACGCCCTGGAGAAGGCGAAGAGCGCGATCGGCTTCGACTCGCTCCGCTACGACGACCAGATCGGCAAGATCTCCCTGGTCGGCGCCGGTATGAAGACCAACCCCGGCGTCACCGCGGACTTCTTCCGCGCGCTCTCCGACGCGGGCGTGAACATCGAGCTGATCTCGACCTCCGAGATCCGCATCTCGGTCGTCACCCGCGCCGACGACGTCAACGAGGCCGTGCGCGCCGTCCACAGCGCCTTCGGCCTGGACAGCGACTCGGACGAGGCCGTCGTCTACGGAGGCACCGGCCGATGA
- a CDS encoding tetratricopeptide repeat protein: MSGGVEASGERSVAAGRDIGWVHTGDRVTVLPPAALTPVRCPPGLVNVPRRAAHFVGRAAEGAVLDGESETVVICGLGGVGKSSLAARWALRQTAHRDPVWWITAESRADVDAGLAGLAAAMQPELIDVLPQKALRERALQWLSAHDGWLLVLDNVTDPADVEGLLARAGGRGRVVVTSRTTDGWYGIGRVLALPVLTAGEAVEVFTRVATHTGPRDTSGAEELCEALGQLPLAVEIAAAYCGRTATPPLAYLAELGTSGALGDVEEAVARTLRVTLDSLSATTPYAAGILRFLGWFAPDRIPVVLLPPFPEVRGALGELAAHSMVTLHEDGSVSVHRLVQAVARRPPPGGEPERREAAERARGLVETAFTHATLLEGTGPNHWETWRSLMPHVEAYLRHSDPAEDGEPLLFVLASASEYLSLNGLYAEAADVAERTLAGCERLLGPDHPITLGLRVAMADNLASAGRGDEAIQAAAALVRSMTEVLGADDTHTLSARCCLARAHMKAGLVHRAAALQESVLADMVSVLGAKDRETLLACSELAGIYQALNRTSQAVSLAAHAAAGMRAVLGEEDLDTLVTRINLAGLYVGAGLTDRARADYLELSSVCVRLLGDDHPYTVHVREVLDAPWWDDEREPSRTAGPGHGAGPGCGAGPGHGAGPGCGPGSQ, from the coding sequence GTGAGCGGGGGCGTCGAGGCGTCGGGGGAGCGGTCCGTCGCGGCGGGCCGGGACATCGGCTGGGTGCACACCGGGGACCGGGTGACGGTGCTGCCGCCCGCGGCCCTCACGCCGGTGCGCTGTCCGCCGGGGCTGGTCAACGTGCCGCGCAGGGCCGCCCACTTCGTGGGGCGCGCAGCCGAGGGCGCCGTGCTCGACGGGGAGTCGGAGACCGTGGTGATCTGCGGCCTCGGCGGGGTGGGGAAGTCCTCGCTGGCCGCCCGCTGGGCGCTCCGGCAGACGGCACACCGCGACCCCGTCTGGTGGATCACCGCGGAGAGCCGCGCGGACGTGGACGCGGGACTCGCGGGCCTGGCCGCCGCGATGCAGCCGGAGCTGATCGACGTACTCCCGCAGAAGGCCCTGCGGGAACGGGCGCTGCAGTGGCTGTCGGCGCACGACGGGTGGCTGCTCGTGCTCGACAACGTCACCGATCCCGCCGATGTGGAGGGCCTGCTGGCCAGGGCCGGCGGCCGCGGGCGGGTGGTCGTCACGAGCCGGACGACGGACGGCTGGTACGGGATCGGACGGGTTCTGGCGCTGCCCGTGCTCACGGCGGGCGAGGCCGTCGAGGTGTTCACCCGGGTCGCCACCCACACGGGCCCCCGGGACACCAGCGGCGCCGAGGAACTGTGCGAGGCCCTCGGGCAGCTGCCGCTGGCCGTGGAGATCGCCGCCGCGTACTGCGGTCGTACGGCCACGCCCCCGCTCGCGTACCTGGCGGAGCTGGGCACGAGCGGCGCACTCGGCGACGTGGAGGAGGCCGTGGCCCGGACGCTGCGCGTCACGCTCGACAGCCTCTCCGCCACGACCCCGTACGCGGCGGGCATCCTCCGGTTCCTCGGCTGGTTCGCACCCGACCGCATACCCGTGGTGCTCCTCCCGCCGTTCCCCGAGGTCCGGGGGGCGCTCGGCGAGCTGGCCGCGCACAGCATGGTCACCCTGCACGAGGACGGTTCGGTGTCCGTCCACCGGCTCGTGCAGGCCGTCGCCCGCCGTCCGCCCCCCGGGGGCGAACCCGAGCGGCGGGAGGCGGCCGAGCGGGCCCGCGGACTCGTGGAGACGGCGTTCACCCACGCCACACTGCTGGAAGGCACGGGCCCGAACCACTGGGAGACATGGCGGTCACTGATGCCGCACGTCGAGGCGTACCTGCGGCACTCGGACCCCGCCGAGGACGGCGAGCCCCTGCTCTTCGTGCTGGCCTCCGCGAGCGAGTACCTGAGTCTCAACGGGCTGTACGCGGAGGCCGCCGACGTGGCCGAGCGCACGCTGGCCGGCTGTGAGCGGCTGCTCGGACCGGACCATCCGATCACCCTCGGCCTGCGCGTCGCCATGGCCGACAACCTCGCCTCGGCCGGCCGCGGCGACGAGGCGATCCAGGCGGCGGCCGCCCTGGTGCGGAGCATGACCGAGGTGCTGGGAGCCGACGACACGCACACGCTCAGCGCGCGATGCTGCCTCGCGAGAGCCCATATGAAGGCCGGGCTGGTCCACCGGGCGGCCGCACTGCAGGAGAGCGTCCTCGCGGACATGGTCAGTGTCCTGGGCGCGAAGGACCGGGAGACGCTGCTGGCCTGCTCCGAGCTCGCCGGGATCTACCAGGCCCTGAACCGGACCTCCCAAGCCGTCTCGCTGGCGGCGCACGCGGCGGCCGGGATGAGGGCGGTCCTCGGTGAGGAGGATCTGGACACCCTGGTCACCCGGATCAATCTGGCCGGCCTGTACGTCGGCGCCGGCCTGACCGACCGGGCCCGCGCCGACTACCTGGAGCTGTCGTCGGTCTGCGTCCGCCTCCTCGGCGACGACCACCCGTACACCGTCCACGTACGCGAGGTCCTCGACGCGCCCTGGTGGGACGACGAGCGGGAGCCGAGTCGTACGGCGGGACCGGGTCACGGGGCGGGGCCGGGCTGCGGGGCGGGACCGGGTCACGGGGCGGGGCCGGGCTGCGGGCCGGGGTCGCAATGA
- a CDS encoding DUF5063 domain-containing protein, producing the protein MSDPTLHAITQNPDDFAVQIADSIESFIVATTEVAKGDEPDSAVPFLLLEISQLLLAGGRLGAHEDIVPDERYETDTGPEPDVDDLRMRFAVLLEPVDVFSEVFDPYEPRKAPVPARISDNLADIVTDLRHGLAHYRAGRTSEALWWWQFSYFSNWGPTASATLRALQSLVAHVRLDQPLAALDGLDTDEDLTEDDLAEEAGRVMAEEIGAPLGIRSRK; encoded by the coding sequence ATGTCTGACCCCACGCTGCACGCGATCACGCAGAACCCCGACGACTTCGCGGTCCAGATCGCCGACTCCATCGAGAGCTTCATCGTCGCGACCACCGAGGTCGCCAAGGGCGACGAGCCGGACAGCGCGGTGCCCTTCCTGCTCCTGGAGATCTCGCAGCTGCTCCTCGCGGGCGGCCGGCTCGGCGCGCACGAGGACATCGTCCCCGACGAGCGGTACGAGACCGACACGGGCCCCGAGCCCGACGTGGACGACCTGCGCATGCGCTTCGCGGTCCTCCTCGAACCGGTCGACGTCTTCTCCGAGGTCTTCGACCCGTACGAGCCCCGCAAGGCCCCGGTCCCGGCCCGGATCTCCGACAACCTCGCGGACATCGTCACCGACCTCCGCCACGGCCTGGCCCACTACCGCGCCGGCCGCACCAGCGAAGCCCTCTGGTGGTGGCAGTTCTCCTACTTCTCCAACTGGGGCCCCACCGCCTCGGCCACCCTCCGCGCCCTCCAGTCCCTCGTCGCCCACGTCCGCCTCGACCAGCCCCTCGCGGCCCTCGACGGCCTCGACACCGACGAGGACCTGACGGAGGACGACCTCGCCGAAGAGGCGGGGCGCGTGATGGCGGAGGAGATCGGCGCACCGCTGGGGATCAGGTCGAGGAAGTAG
- the recR gene encoding recombination mediator RecR translates to MYEGVVQDLIDELGRLPGVGPKSAQRIAFHILQAEPTDVRRLAHALLEVKDKVRFCAVCGNVAQQEQCNICRDPRRDLTVICVVEEPKDVVAIERTREFRGRYHVLGGAISPIEGVGPDDLRIRELLARLADGTVTELILATDPNLEGEATATYLARMIKPMGLKVTRLASGLPVGGDLEYADEVTLGRAFEGRRLLDV, encoded by the coding sequence GTGTACGAAGGCGTGGTTCAGGACCTCATCGACGAACTGGGCAGGCTGCCCGGCGTCGGTCCCAAGAGCGCGCAGCGGATCGCCTTCCACATCCTCCAGGCCGAGCCGACCGACGTCCGGCGTCTCGCGCACGCGCTCCTGGAGGTCAAGGACAAGGTCAGGTTCTGCGCGGTCTGCGGCAACGTGGCACAGCAGGAGCAGTGCAACATCTGCCGGGACCCGCGCCGCGACCTGACCGTCATCTGTGTGGTCGAGGAGCCGAAGGACGTCGTCGCGATCGAGCGGACCCGCGAGTTCCGGGGGCGGTACCACGTCCTCGGCGGCGCGATCAGCCCGATCGAGGGCGTCGGCCCCGACGACCTCCGCATCCGCGAGCTGCTCGCGCGGCTCGCCGACGGCACGGTCACCGAGCTGATCCTCGCGACCGACCCGAACCTGGAGGGCGAGGCCACCGCGACGTACCTGGCGCGGATGATCAAGCCCATGGGACTCAAGGTGACCAGGCTCGCGAGCGGGCTCCCGGTCGGCGGCGACCTCGAGTACGCCGACGAGGTGACCCTCGGCCGTGCGTTCGAGGGGCGGAGGCTGCTAGATGTATGA
- a CDS encoding YbaB/EbfC family nucleoid-associated protein produces MIPGGGQPNMQQLLQQAQKMQQDLARAQQELAATEVDGQAGGGLVKATVTGSGELRGLVIDPKAVDPEDTETLADLIVAAVQAANDNAQQLQQAKLGPLAQGMGGMPGLGF; encoded by the coding sequence GTGATTCCCGGTGGTGGTCAGCCCAACATGCAGCAGCTTCTCCAGCAGGCCCAGAAGATGCAGCAGGACCTCGCCCGCGCCCAGCAGGAGCTGGCGGCGACCGAGGTCGACGGACAGGCGGGCGGCGGCCTGGTCAAGGCGACCGTGACCGGCTCCGGCGAGCTGCGCGGCCTGGTCATCGACCCGAAGGCGGTCGACCCGGAGGACACCGAGACGCTCGCCGACCTGATCGTGGCCGCCGTGCAGGCCGCCAACGACAACGCGCAGCAGCTCCAGCAGGCCAAGCTCGGCCCGCTGGCCCAGGGCATGGGCGGCATGCCCGGCCTCGGTTTCTGA
- a CDS encoding SLATT domain-containing protein, producing MQPPGPPGGDVHRDLTGTPFPLGDWGEPAERLDELYRWAESHALRTAEWYLSDRVWKRRSARILRIGTAAGVIAGAALPLLDLTGVAEGAAGWGYLSLLLGAACLACDRYFGLTSGWMRDVATAQAVQRRLQALQFDWASESVREVLGPTEGTASEAAERCLGVLRRFSEDVTELVRAETADWMVEFRSGPAPLALQSVGVMPARAESHHPSGRFPLPPGTRPNMPRQRPPEAR from the coding sequence ATGCAGCCACCGGGACCCCCCGGGGGAGACGTCCACCGCGATCTGACCGGTACGCCGTTCCCCCTGGGCGACTGGGGCGAGCCCGCCGAGCGGCTCGACGAGCTGTACCGCTGGGCCGAGTCCCATGCCCTGCGCACCGCCGAGTGGTACCTCTCCGACCGCGTCTGGAAGCGCCGCAGCGCCCGGATCCTGCGGATCGGCACGGCCGCCGGGGTGATCGCGGGCGCCGCGCTCCCGCTGCTCGACCTGACCGGCGTCGCGGAGGGCGCCGCCGGCTGGGGCTACCTCTCCCTGCTGCTCGGGGCCGCCTGTCTGGCCTGTGACCGGTACTTCGGTCTGACGTCCGGCTGGATGAGGGACGTGGCGACGGCACAGGCCGTGCAGCGGCGTCTCCAGGCTCTGCAGTTCGACTGGGCCTCGGAGAGCGTCAGGGAGGTCCTGGGCCCCACGGAGGGCACCGCCAGCGAGGCCGCCGAGCGGTGTCTGGGCGTGCTGCGCCGCTTCTCGGAGGATGTGACGGAGCTGGTGCGGGCGGAGACCGCGGACTGGATGGTCGAGTTCCGCTCGGGCCCGGCGCCGCTGGCACTCCAGTCGGTGGGCGTGATGCCCGCGCGGGCCGAGAGCCATCACCCCTCGGGCCGTTTCCCGCTGCCGCCCGGGACCCGGCCGAACATGCCGCGTCAGCGGCCCCCGGAGGCCCGCTGA
- a CDS encoding GntR family transcriptional regulator codes for MPASGAVTRNTLRQQIADALRDEVLAGRLQPGEEFTVKQIADQYGVSATPVREALVDLCAQGLLDSDQHRGFRVHQYSVDDYRGMVEARMLVVDGIFRRDAAMVPPRSAVTEPDLGIGVALVSIRRRGEAAARAARAGDLDILIGYDIRYWRELARLVAANDYIADFLHRLRVQAWVFSVPYLRSERDVLGWLWSGHVDLVDAITRGDADAAVAVVREYNAHSMEWADRLERRSR; via the coding sequence ATGCCCGCGAGCGGAGCTGTCACCCGCAACACCTTGCGACAGCAGATCGCGGACGCGCTGCGTGACGAGGTGCTCGCGGGCCGTCTCCAACCCGGCGAGGAATTCACCGTCAAGCAGATCGCCGACCAGTACGGCGTCTCCGCGACCCCGGTCCGCGAAGCCCTCGTCGACCTCTGCGCGCAGGGCCTCCTCGACTCCGACCAGCACCGCGGCTTCCGCGTCCACCAGTACTCGGTCGACGACTACCGGGGGATGGTCGAGGCCCGGATGCTCGTCGTCGACGGCATCTTCCGCCGCGACGCCGCCATGGTGCCGCCCCGCTCGGCCGTCACCGAACCCGACCTCGGGATCGGCGTCGCCCTCGTCTCGATCCGGCGCAGAGGCGAGGCCGCCGCCCGCGCCGCCCGCGCCGGCGACCTCGACATCCTCATCGGGTACGACATCCGGTACTGGCGCGAGCTCGCCCGGCTCGTCGCCGCCAACGACTACATCGCCGACTTCCTCCACCGCCTCCGCGTCCAGGCCTGGGTGTTCTCCGTCCCCTACCTGCGCTCCGAGCGGGACGTCCTCGGCTGGCTGTGGAGCGGGCACGTCGACCTGGTCGACGCGATCACCCGCGGCGACGCGGACGCGGCCGTCGCTGTCGTACGGGAGTACAACGCGCACTCGATGGAATGGGCCGACCGGCTGGAGCGGCGGTCCCGCTGA
- a CDS encoding aspartate aminotransferase family protein, whose protein sequence is MTPHVVEPDPQAGAAVKAADRAHVFHSWSAQGLIDPLAVAGAEGSYFWDYDGNRYLDFTSGLVYTNIGYQHPRVVAAIQEQAAKLTTFAPAFAIDVRSEAARLIAERTPGDLDKIFFTNGGAEAVENAVRMARLHTGRTKVLSAYRSYHGATSTAINLTGDPRRWASDNGSAGVVRFWAPFLYRSPFYATTEAEESARALQHLEDTIAFEGPATIAAIILETVPGTAGIMTPPPGYLAGVREICDKYGIVFVLDEVMAGFGRTGKWFAAEHFDVVPDLMTFAKGVNSGYVPLGGVAINAEIAATFDKRPYPGGLTYSGHPLACAAAVATIQVMEDEKVVENAAHIGENVLGPGLRELAERHPSVGEVRGLGVFWALDLVKNRETREPLVPYNAAGEANAPMAAFGAAAKKNGLWPFVNMNRTHAVPACNVTEAEAKEGLAALDAALTVADEHTA, encoded by the coding sequence ATGACCCCTCATGTCGTCGAACCCGATCCCCAGGCCGGGGCCGCCGTCAAGGCCGCCGACCGCGCGCACGTGTTCCACTCCTGGTCCGCCCAGGGCCTGATCGACCCGCTCGCCGTCGCCGGCGCCGAGGGTTCGTACTTCTGGGACTACGACGGAAACCGCTACCTGGACTTCACCAGCGGCCTCGTCTACACGAACATCGGCTACCAGCACCCCCGTGTGGTCGCCGCCATCCAGGAGCAGGCCGCGAAGCTCACCACCTTCGCGCCCGCCTTCGCCATCGACGTCCGCTCCGAGGCCGCACGCCTCATCGCCGAGCGCACCCCGGGCGACCTGGACAAGATCTTCTTCACCAACGGCGGCGCCGAGGCCGTCGAGAACGCCGTCCGCATGGCCCGGCTGCACACCGGCCGTACGAAGGTGCTCTCCGCCTATCGCTCGTACCACGGCGCCACCTCCACCGCGATCAACCTGACCGGTGACCCCCGCCGCTGGGCCTCCGACAACGGCTCCGCCGGCGTCGTGCGCTTCTGGGCGCCCTTCCTCTACCGCTCGCCCTTCTACGCCACCACCGAGGCGGAGGAGAGCGCGCGGGCCCTCCAGCACCTGGAGGACACGATCGCCTTCGAGGGTCCGGCGACGATCGCCGCGATCATCCTGGAGACCGTGCCCGGCACCGCCGGCATCATGACCCCGCCGCCCGGCTACCTCGCCGGCGTCCGCGAGATCTGCGACAAGTACGGCATCGTCTTCGTCCTCGACGAGGTCATGGCCGGCTTCGGCCGCACCGGCAAGTGGTTCGCCGCCGAGCACTTCGACGTCGTGCCCGACCTGATGACCTTCGCCAAGGGCGTGAACTCCGGCTACGTGCCGCTCGGCGGCGTCGCCATCAACGCCGAGATCGCCGCCACCTTCGACAAGCGGCCCTACCCGGGCGGCCTGACCTACTCCGGTCACCCGCTGGCCTGCGCCGCCGCCGTCGCCACCATCCAGGTGATGGAGGACGAGAAGGTCGTCGAGAACGCCGCCCACATCGGCGAGAACGTCCTCGGCCCCGGCCTGCGCGAGCTCGCCGAGCGCCACCCGTCCGTCGGCGAGGTCCGCGGCCTCGGCGTCTTCTGGGCCCTCGACCTGGTCAAGAACCGCGAGACGCGCGAGCCGCTCGTCCCGTACAACGCGGCCGGCGAGGCCAACGCCCCGATGGCCGCCTTCGGCGCCGCGGCGAAGAAGAACGGCCTGTGGCCCTTCGTCAACATGAACCGCACGCACGCCGTCCCCGCCTGCAACGTCACCGAGGCGGAGGCCAAGGAGGGCCTCGCGGCCCTCGACGCAGCCCTCACGGTGGCCGACGAGCACACCGCGTAA